In a single window of the Deinococcus aetherius genome:
- a CDS encoding SDR family NAD(P)-dependent oxidoreductase, translating into MTSTQAKRQVVILTGASSGIGRATAHELARRGHTLVLAARREGTLASLARELDPSGSRVLAVPTDVTEGDSRRALIETAREHFGPVDVLVNNAGVTVERGWWWDDPDPLRVLRVNLESPIELTRLVLPEMRSRKSGHIVNIGSVAGRAATNGIYSASKFGLRGFSLALRRELLGTGVTVSLIAPGFVRSEMTRAARLPMPGPEVVARAVADVLGRPQREVTVPRVYRPLAFLDHALPGVGDWIVRRIIRRRYAHGER; encoded by the coding sequence ATGACCTCGACTCAGGCAAAGCGGCAGGTGGTGATCCTCACGGGCGCGTCGAGCGGCATCGGGCGGGCGACGGCGCACGAACTCGCCCGGCGCGGACACACGCTCGTCCTTGCGGCGCGGCGCGAAGGCACCCTCGCCTCCCTGGCGCGCGAACTCGACCCCAGCGGCTCACGCGTCCTCGCCGTGCCCACCGACGTGACCGAGGGCGACTCCCGCCGGGCGCTGATCGAGACGGCCCGGGAACACTTCGGCCCCGTCGACGTGCTCGTCAACAACGCGGGCGTGACTGTCGAGCGCGGCTGGTGGTGGGACGACCCCGACCCCCTGCGGGTGCTGCGGGTGAACCTGGAATCTCCCATCGAACTCACCCGCCTGGTGCTGCCGGAGATGCGCTCTCGGAAATCGGGGCACATCGTCAACATCGGCTCGGTGGCGGGGCGGGCGGCCACGAACGGCATCTACTCGGCGAGCAAGTTCGGCCTGCGCGGCTTCTCACTGGCCCTGCGGCGCGAACTCCTGGGCACGGGCGTCACCGTCAGCCTGATCGCCCCCGGCTTCGTCCGCAGCGAGATGACCCGCGCCGCCCGCCTCCCCATGCCCGGCCCCGAGGTCGTCGCCCGCGCCGTCGCCGACGTGCTGGGCCGCCCCCAGCGCGAAGTCACCGTGCCGCGCGTCTACCGCCCCCTCGCCTTCCTCGACCACGCCCTCCCCGGGGTGGGGGACTGGATCGTGAGACGGATCATCCGGCGGCGGTACGCGCACGGGGAGAGGTAG